From Ipomoea triloba cultivar NCNSP0323 chromosome 5, ASM357664v1, the proteins below share one genomic window:
- the LOC116019692 gene encoding receptor-like protein kinase HSL1 isoform X2, translating into MPMKTLSSSTQINLCVLAVFIFTFPLYVYVESQSQTSSIISERSILLDIKKHFSNPPNISHWTSSSDHCTWPEITCRNGVVTGIQLGGLLINDTIPPSICDLKNLTLLDLQNNNIPGSFPKILYNCSSLENLDLSFNSFSGIIPDDISKLSPQLKVLNLSSNGFMGGIPAGIGGLKGLKELQLAGVVSNGSFPSEIGNLLNLEFLVLSWNSFSPQEIPPSFTQLKKLRIFWMQQANLIGKIPKNMSAMEALEYLDLNTNDLSGNIPNDLFLLKNLTTIFLYKNRLSGPIPRPVMALNLKVIDFSNNSLTGSIPEDFGHLAKLEGLALFMNQLSGQIPVGLGRLPALSSIELFMNNLSGSLPDGLCDNKVLISMIAFDNNLTGGLPKSFEDCNTLRGVRVERNNLSGTIPDGLWAAMNLTMLVISNNQFTGQLPQKVASNLSLVDISNNRFSGEIPPEISSWSKLDTFRASNNLLTGKIPQELTALSSLSVLKLDGNKLFGNFPKNIISWKSLSTLTCSRNQLSGTIPPALGLLPNLYQLDLSENQFSGEIPPEIGRKPISLNLSSNHFSGKVPDQFEGAAFQRSFLNNPGLCATMPSIGLRDCGAKSDKSNKISAKVIAILGSTVAFLFVVIILYMVYLFRSYKKRERALLARDWKLKSFHTLSFNQSNIIPNLREENVVGSGGSGKVYVVPLSNGEKVAVKRIWSKHKLDEMLEKEFQAEVGILGTIRHSNIVKLWCCISSEESNLLVYEYMENRSLDLWLHAKRRPPGEFLDWPTRLRIAIGAAQGLSYMHHDCSQPIVHRDVKSSNILLDSEFNAKIADFGLARTLINHGDPNIVSTVAGSFGYIAPEYAHTRKVNEKIDVYSFGVILLELVTGREPNDGDMDWCLVDWARYYVQEGNPIEDALDEEIKEAENIDEMCGVFRLGIFCTGANPAKRPSMREVLRFLLDCSSQSANGKEMSVSERDVSPLLKCSSSEGILEDGDDGLKPGQL; encoded by the exons ATGCCCATGAAAACCTTATCATCATCAACCCAAATCAACCTCTGTGTCCTCGCAGTCTTTATCTTCACTTTCcctttatatgtatatgtagaGTCCCAGTCCCAAACTAGTAGCATCATTTCTGAAAGATCAATTCTTCTTGATATAAAGAAGCACTTTTCGAACCCACCAAATATCTCTCACTGGACTTCATCATCGGACCACTGTACATGGCCGGAAATTACCTGCCGGAACGGCGTGGTCACCGGAATTCAGCTTGGTGGGCTACTTATCAATGACACAATCCCACCCTCCATCTGCGACCTGAAAAATCTGACCCTTCTTGATCTCCAAAACAACAATATCCCTGGATCATTTCCTAAAATTCTCTACAATTGTTCCAGCCTTGAAAACTTGGACCTTTCTTTTAACAGCTTCAGTGGCATCATCCCTGATGATATTAGCAAGCTTTCGCCTCAGCTCAAGGTTCTTAATCTCTCTTCTAACGGCTTCATGGGTGGCATTCCAGCTGGAATTGGAGGCCTGAAAGGTCTAAAGGAACTTCAGCTAGCTGGAGTGGTGTCAAATGGCTCATTCCCTTCAGAGATTGGCAACTTGTTGAATCTTGAATTTCTTGTTCTGAGCTGGAATTCGTTTTCACCACAGGAAATCCCACCCAGTTTTACCCAGTTGAAGAAACTGAGAATCTTCTGGATGCAACAGGCCAATTTGATAGGCAAAATCCCAAAAAATATGAGTGCCATGGAAGCTCTAGAGTACCTGGATTTAAATACAAATGACTTGAGTGGGAACATTCCTAATGACTTGTTTCTGCTCAAGAATTTGACCACAATTTTCCTCTACAAGAACAGGTTGTCAGGGCCTATTCCTCGCCCAGTTATGGCCTTGAATTTGAAGgtaattgatttttctaataACAGCCTGACAGGGAGCATTCCAGAAGATTTCGGACATCTGGCAAAGTTGGAGGGATTGGCCTTGTTCATGAATCAATTATCAGGCCAAATACCAGTAGGCTTAGGGAGATTGCCAGCATTGTCTTCTATTGAACTCTTCATGAACAATCTGTCAG GTTCACTACCAGATGGTTTGTGTGATAACAAGGTGTTGATTTCCATGATTGcctttgacaacaatctcacgGGTGGGCTACCGAAATCATTTGAGGATTGCAACACCTTGAGAGGGGTCAGGGTTGAGAGGAACAATCTTTCTGGTACAATTCCTGATGGTTTGTGGGCAGCTATGAATTTGACAATGTTGGTGATTAGCAATAACCAGTTCACTGGTCAGCTTCCACAAAAGGTGGCATCAAATTTATCTCTAGTTGATATCAGCAACAACCGATTTTCGGGTGAAATTCCACCTGAAATCTCTTCTTGGAGCAAGCTAGATACCTTCAGGGCAAGCAATAATCTCTTAACAGGTAAAATTCCTCAAGAGCTCACGGCTCTTAGTTCGTTATCAGTCCTTAAGCTTGATGGGAATAAGCTTTTTGgaaattttcctaaaaatattatatcttGGAAGTCATTGTCCACATTGACTTGCAGTAGAAATCAGCTTTCCGGCACAATACCTCCAGCACTAGGTCTTTTACCAAACCTTTATCAGCTAGACCTGTCTGAAAACCAATTCTCCGGGGAAATACCACCTGAAATTGGCCGTAAACCAATTTCACTCAATCTGTCCTCCAATCATTTCTCGGGGAAAGTCCCAGATCAATTTGAAGGTGCAGCTTTCCAAAGGAGCTTCTTGAATAATCCTGGTCTTTGTGCTACTATGCCCTCAATAGGCCTCAGGGATTGTGGGGCAAAATCTGACAAATCCAACAAGATTTCAGCCAAAGTTATTGCCATTCTAGGAAGTACAGTAGCATTTTTATTTGTAGTGATCATTCTATATATGGTGTATTTGTTCAGAAGTTACAAGAAAAGAGAACGAGCATTATTGGCTCGCGATTGGAAGCTCAAATCATTCCACACTTTGAGCTTCAACCAATCAAACATTATACCAAATTTAAGAGAGGAAAATGTGGTCGGGAGTGGTGGATCAGGGAAAGTTTATGTTGTGCCATTGAGTAATGGAGAGAAAGTTGCTGTAAAGAGGATTTGGAGCAAGCACAAGTTGGATGAGATGCTTGAGAAGGAGTTTCAAGCAGAAGTTGGGATACTGGGCACAATTCGTCATTCCAACATAGTGAAGCTCTGGTGCTGCATTTCAAGTGAAGAATCAAACCTACTTGTTTATGAATACATGGAAAATCGCAGCCTCGACCTATGGCTTCATGCAAAAAGAAGACCACCCGGCGAATTCCTGGATTGGCCAACTAGGCTACGCATCGCAATTGGAGCTGCTCAAGGGTTGTCCTATATGCATCACGATTGCTCACAACCAATTGTTCATAGAGATGTGAAATCCAGCAATATTCTTTTAGATTCAGAGTTCAATGCCAAGATTGCAGATTTTGGCCTCGCCAGAACATTGATAAATCATGGAGATCCCAACATAGTGTCCACAGTTGCTGGCTCCTTTGGCTATATAGCTCCTG AGTATGCACACACTAGAAAAGTGAATGAGAAGATTGATGTGTATAGCTTCGGTGTGATACTTCTGGAACTGGTGACGGGAAGAGAGCCGAACGATGGAGACATGGATTGGTGCCTAGTTGACTGGGCGCGATACTATGTTCAAGAAGGAAACCCCATTGAGGATGCTTTAGATGAGGAAATAAAGGAGGCAGAGAACATTGATGAGATGTGTGGAGTATTCAGGCTGGGGATATTCTGTACTGGTGCAAATCCTGCTAAAAGACCCTCCATGAGAGAGGTCTTGCGGTTCCTCCTCGATTGCAGCTCTCAATCAGCAAATGGAAAAGAAATGAGTGTTAGTGAGCGCGATGTTTCACCGCTTCTCAAGTGTTCTAGTAGTGAGGGGATATTGGAAGATGGAGATGATGGTTTAAAGCCAGGCCAGTTGtag
- the LOC116019692 gene encoding receptor-like protein kinase HSL1 isoform X1 translates to MPMKTLSSSTQINLCVLAVFIFTFPLYVYVESQSQTSSIISERSILLDIKKHFSNPPNISHWTSSSDHCTWPEITCRNGVVTGIQLGGLLINDTIPPSICDLKNLTLLDLQNNNIPGSFPKILYNCSSLENLDLSFNSFSGIIPDDISKLSPQLKVLNLSSNGFMGGIPAGIGGLKGLKELQLAGVVSNGSFPSEIGNLLNLEFLVLSWNSFSPQEIPPSFTQLKKLRIFWMQQANLIGKIPKNMSAMEALEYLDLNTNDLSGNIPNDLFLLKNLTTIFLYKNRLSGPIPRPVMALNLKVIDFSNNSLTGSIPEDFGHLAKLEGLALFMNQLSGQIPVGLGRLPALSSIELFMNNLSGELPPDFGRFSKLTVFDVSSNHLIGSLPDGLCDNKVLISMIAFDNNLTGGLPKSFEDCNTLRGVRVERNNLSGTIPDGLWAAMNLTMLVISNNQFTGQLPQKVASNLSLVDISNNRFSGEIPPEISSWSKLDTFRASNNLLTGKIPQELTALSSLSVLKLDGNKLFGNFPKNIISWKSLSTLTCSRNQLSGTIPPALGLLPNLYQLDLSENQFSGEIPPEIGRKPISLNLSSNHFSGKVPDQFEGAAFQRSFLNNPGLCATMPSIGLRDCGAKSDKSNKISAKVIAILGSTVAFLFVVIILYMVYLFRSYKKRERALLARDWKLKSFHTLSFNQSNIIPNLREENVVGSGGSGKVYVVPLSNGEKVAVKRIWSKHKLDEMLEKEFQAEVGILGTIRHSNIVKLWCCISSEESNLLVYEYMENRSLDLWLHAKRRPPGEFLDWPTRLRIAIGAAQGLSYMHHDCSQPIVHRDVKSSNILLDSEFNAKIADFGLARTLINHGDPNIVSTVAGSFGYIAPEYAHTRKVNEKIDVYSFGVILLELVTGREPNDGDMDWCLVDWARYYVQEGNPIEDALDEEIKEAENIDEMCGVFRLGIFCTGANPAKRPSMREVLRFLLDCSSQSANGKEMSVSERDVSPLLKCSSSEGILEDGDDGLKPGQL, encoded by the exons ATGCCCATGAAAACCTTATCATCATCAACCCAAATCAACCTCTGTGTCCTCGCAGTCTTTATCTTCACTTTCcctttatatgtatatgtagaGTCCCAGTCCCAAACTAGTAGCATCATTTCTGAAAGATCAATTCTTCTTGATATAAAGAAGCACTTTTCGAACCCACCAAATATCTCTCACTGGACTTCATCATCGGACCACTGTACATGGCCGGAAATTACCTGCCGGAACGGCGTGGTCACCGGAATTCAGCTTGGTGGGCTACTTATCAATGACACAATCCCACCCTCCATCTGCGACCTGAAAAATCTGACCCTTCTTGATCTCCAAAACAACAATATCCCTGGATCATTTCCTAAAATTCTCTACAATTGTTCCAGCCTTGAAAACTTGGACCTTTCTTTTAACAGCTTCAGTGGCATCATCCCTGATGATATTAGCAAGCTTTCGCCTCAGCTCAAGGTTCTTAATCTCTCTTCTAACGGCTTCATGGGTGGCATTCCAGCTGGAATTGGAGGCCTGAAAGGTCTAAAGGAACTTCAGCTAGCTGGAGTGGTGTCAAATGGCTCATTCCCTTCAGAGATTGGCAACTTGTTGAATCTTGAATTTCTTGTTCTGAGCTGGAATTCGTTTTCACCACAGGAAATCCCACCCAGTTTTACCCAGTTGAAGAAACTGAGAATCTTCTGGATGCAACAGGCCAATTTGATAGGCAAAATCCCAAAAAATATGAGTGCCATGGAAGCTCTAGAGTACCTGGATTTAAATACAAATGACTTGAGTGGGAACATTCCTAATGACTTGTTTCTGCTCAAGAATTTGACCACAATTTTCCTCTACAAGAACAGGTTGTCAGGGCCTATTCCTCGCCCAGTTATGGCCTTGAATTTGAAGgtaattgatttttctaataACAGCCTGACAGGGAGCATTCCAGAAGATTTCGGACATCTGGCAAAGTTGGAGGGATTGGCCTTGTTCATGAATCAATTATCAGGCCAAATACCAGTAGGCTTAGGGAGATTGCCAGCATTGTCTTCTATTGAACTCTTCATGAACAATCTGTCAGGTGAACTTCCGCCAGATTTTGGTCGATTTTCAAAGCTTACAGTTTTTGATGTCTCCTCAAACCATCTTATAGGTTCACTACCAGATGGTTTGTGTGATAACAAGGTGTTGATTTCCATGATTGcctttgacaacaatctcacgGGTGGGCTACCGAAATCATTTGAGGATTGCAACACCTTGAGAGGGGTCAGGGTTGAGAGGAACAATCTTTCTGGTACAATTCCTGATGGTTTGTGGGCAGCTATGAATTTGACAATGTTGGTGATTAGCAATAACCAGTTCACTGGTCAGCTTCCACAAAAGGTGGCATCAAATTTATCTCTAGTTGATATCAGCAACAACCGATTTTCGGGTGAAATTCCACCTGAAATCTCTTCTTGGAGCAAGCTAGATACCTTCAGGGCAAGCAATAATCTCTTAACAGGTAAAATTCCTCAAGAGCTCACGGCTCTTAGTTCGTTATCAGTCCTTAAGCTTGATGGGAATAAGCTTTTTGgaaattttcctaaaaatattatatcttGGAAGTCATTGTCCACATTGACTTGCAGTAGAAATCAGCTTTCCGGCACAATACCTCCAGCACTAGGTCTTTTACCAAACCTTTATCAGCTAGACCTGTCTGAAAACCAATTCTCCGGGGAAATACCACCTGAAATTGGCCGTAAACCAATTTCACTCAATCTGTCCTCCAATCATTTCTCGGGGAAAGTCCCAGATCAATTTGAAGGTGCAGCTTTCCAAAGGAGCTTCTTGAATAATCCTGGTCTTTGTGCTACTATGCCCTCAATAGGCCTCAGGGATTGTGGGGCAAAATCTGACAAATCCAACAAGATTTCAGCCAAAGTTATTGCCATTCTAGGAAGTACAGTAGCATTTTTATTTGTAGTGATCATTCTATATATGGTGTATTTGTTCAGAAGTTACAAGAAAAGAGAACGAGCATTATTGGCTCGCGATTGGAAGCTCAAATCATTCCACACTTTGAGCTTCAACCAATCAAACATTATACCAAATTTAAGAGAGGAAAATGTGGTCGGGAGTGGTGGATCAGGGAAAGTTTATGTTGTGCCATTGAGTAATGGAGAGAAAGTTGCTGTAAAGAGGATTTGGAGCAAGCACAAGTTGGATGAGATGCTTGAGAAGGAGTTTCAAGCAGAAGTTGGGATACTGGGCACAATTCGTCATTCCAACATAGTGAAGCTCTGGTGCTGCATTTCAAGTGAAGAATCAAACCTACTTGTTTATGAATACATGGAAAATCGCAGCCTCGACCTATGGCTTCATGCAAAAAGAAGACCACCCGGCGAATTCCTGGATTGGCCAACTAGGCTACGCATCGCAATTGGAGCTGCTCAAGGGTTGTCCTATATGCATCACGATTGCTCACAACCAATTGTTCATAGAGATGTGAAATCCAGCAATATTCTTTTAGATTCAGAGTTCAATGCCAAGATTGCAGATTTTGGCCTCGCCAGAACATTGATAAATCATGGAGATCCCAACATAGTGTCCACAGTTGCTGGCTCCTTTGGCTATATAGCTCCTG AGTATGCACACACTAGAAAAGTGAATGAGAAGATTGATGTGTATAGCTTCGGTGTGATACTTCTGGAACTGGTGACGGGAAGAGAGCCGAACGATGGAGACATGGATTGGTGCCTAGTTGACTGGGCGCGATACTATGTTCAAGAAGGAAACCCCATTGAGGATGCTTTAGATGAGGAAATAAAGGAGGCAGAGAACATTGATGAGATGTGTGGAGTATTCAGGCTGGGGATATTCTGTACTGGTGCAAATCCTGCTAAAAGACCCTCCATGAGAGAGGTCTTGCGGTTCCTCCTCGATTGCAGCTCTCAATCAGCAAATGGAAAAGAAATGAGTGTTAGTGAGCGCGATGTTTCACCGCTTCTCAAGTGTTCTAGTAGTGAGGGGATATTGGAAGATGGAGATGATGGTTTAAAGCCAGGCCAGTTGtag
- the LOC116020271 gene encoding receptor-like protein 52, translating to MPINLCILTLFIFTFLCHGQSQTSPDRSILLDLKKHFSNSPNISHHWTSSSDHCTWLGITCWNGVVTKIQLGRLIINHTIPPFICDLKHLTLLDLNNNNIPGSFPAFLYNCSNLEYLDLSFNNLSGIIPDDISLLFPRLQVLKLSSNWFVGGVPAGIEGLKGLKELQLAELFTNGSFPPQIGNLLNLEVLVLSQNSFSPQEIPPSFTQLKKLRHLWMKEANLIGKIPENISSMEALEYLDLCKNDLSGNIPSDLFLLKNLTTVFLYTNRLSGPIPHLVMALNLNVIDFSNNCLTGSIPEDFGKMVKLENLALFMNQLSGKIPVGIGRLPALSSIELFMNNLSGELPPDLGRFSKLKVFDVSTNHLTGSLPDGLCYNKVLYGIYAFDNNLTGELPKSLEDCNTMSGVRVQRNNLSGTIPDGLWTIGPLTELLINNNQFTGQLPQKVASNLSLVDISNNRFSGEIPSAISSWSKLDTFRASNNLLTGKIPQELTALRSLSVLMLDGNMLSGNFPSNIISWKSLSTLKVQLKDPP from the coding sequence ATGCCAATCAACCTCTGCATCCTCACACTCTTCATCTTTACTTTCCTCTGCCATGGACAATCCCAAACCAGTCCTGACAGATCAATTCTTCTTGATTTAAAGAAGCACTTTTCGAACTCACCAAACATCTCTCATCACTGGACTTCATCATCAGACCACTGTACCTGGCTGGGAATCACCTGCTGGAATGGAGTCGTCACCAAAATTCAGCTTGGCAGGCTAATCATCAACCACACAATCCCACCCTTCATCTGCGACCTGAAACATCTTACTCTTCTTGatctcaacaacaacaatatccCTGGATCATTTCCTGCATTTCTGTACAATTGTTCCAACCTTGAATACTTGGACCTTTCTTTTAACAACCTCAGTGGCATCATCCCTGATGATATTAGCCTGCTTTTTCCTCGACTACAGGTTCTTAAACTGTCTTCTAACTGGTTCGTGGGCGGCGTTCCAGCTGGAATTGAAGGCCTAAAAGGTCTGAAAGAACTTCAGCTAGCTGAGCTGTTCACAAATGGCTCATTCCCTCCACAGATTGGCAACCTGCTGAATCTTGAAGTTCTTGTTCTTAGCCAGAATAGTTTCTCACCACAGGAAATCCCACCAAGTTTTACCCAGTTGAAGAAACTGAGACACCTCTGGATGAAAGAGGCCAACTTGATTGGCAAAATCCCGGAAAATATCAGCAGCATGGAAGCACTAGAGTACCTGGATTTATGCAAAAATGACTTGAGTGGAAACATTCCAAGTGACTTGTTCCTGCTCAAGAATTTGACCACGGTTTTCCTCTACACAAACAGATTGTCTGGGCCTATTCCCCATCTAGTTATGGcattgaatttgaatgtaattgatttttctaataACTGCTTGACGGGGAGCATTCCAGAAGACTTCGGAAAGATGGTAAAGTTGGAAAATTTGGCCTTGTTCATGAATCAATTATCAGGGAAAATACCAGTAGGCATAGGTAGACTGCCAGCACTGTCTTCTATTGAACTCTTCATGAACAATCTGTCAGGTGAACTTCCGCCAGATTTAGGTCGATTTTCAAAGCTTAAAGTTTTTGATGTCTCCACAAACCATCTTACAGGATCACTACCAGATGGTTTGTGTTATAATAAGGTATTGTATGGCATTTATGcttttgacaacaatctcacgGGTGAGTTACCAAAATCACTTGAGGATTGCAACACCATGAGTGGAGTCAGGGTTCAGAGAAACAATCTTTCCGGTACAATTCCGGATGGTCTATGGACAATTGGGCCTTTGACAGAGTTGCTGATTAACAATAACCAGTTCACTGGTCAGCTGCCACAAAAGGTGGCATCAAATTTATCTCTAGTTGATATCAGCAACAACCGATTTTCGGGTGAAATTCCATCTGCAATCTCTTCTTGGAGCAAGCTAGATACCTTCAGGGCAAGCAATAATCTCTTGACAGGTAAAATTCCTCAAGAACTCACGGCTCTTAGATCTTTATCAGTCCTTATGCTTGATGGGAATATGCTTTCTGGaaattttccttcaaatattatATCTTGGAAGTCATTGTCCACATTGAAAGTCCAGCTCAAAGACCCACCATGA